CGCCCTAAACGGACTATCGGCCTTAATACTTTGTGTTGGATATTACTTTATCCGTCACGGTGAGCGCACGAAGCACCGCGCCTGTATGATCGCGGCCTTGTCGGTTTCTGCGGCATTTCTTGTTACCTACCTGATATATAAAGCGAATTCTGGGTTTGCTAAGTTTGGCGGTGAAGGTTTCATCCGCCCGATCTATTTCTCAATTCTGTTGGTGCATGTTGTTTGTGCGATCGCCATTGTGCCGATGGTTCCGATAACGCTTTACCGCGCCCTTACCGGCCAATTCGACCGTCACCGCAAAATCGCCAGATGGACCTTTCCAATTTGGTTTTTTGTCGGCATTTCAGGGGTTGTGGTCTACATCATGGCCATTCATCTTTACCCGCATGTCCAAATTTAGCCCCGGATTCGCACCCGCTCAGGAACAACGTTGGAATATCCTGGGCGGTT
The window above is part of the Rhodospirillaceae bacterium genome. Proteins encoded here:
- a CDS encoding DUF420 domain-containing protein, producing MPEISDLPHINAALNGLSALILCVGYYFIRHGERTKHRACMIAALSVSAAFLVTYLIYKANSGFAKFGGEGFIRPIYFSILLVHVVCAIAIVPMVPITLYRALTGQFDRHRKIARWTFPIWFFVGISGVVVYIMAIHLYPHVQI